Part of the Imperialibacter roseus genome, AGGGTCGAACTTACGGGTGAAGTGAAGCAACTTGCTGAAATGTACATTACTGAAAAGGTTGTTGGACGGACTAGCATAGCGGATTGTCAACATATTGCATTGGCAACCATCAACAAGGCAGATGTGTTAGCCAGTTGGAACTTTAAACATATTGTGAACCTTGAACGAATAAGAGGTTATAATTCCATTAACTTTAGGGAAGGTTATCAGATGACTGAAATCCGAACACCGAACGAAATATTTAGAGATGAAGACGGCAACTAGAACACCATCAATGGTTCAACATTTGAGGGAAATTCGTAATCAAGTCAGTCTAGACATTATGAATATGTCATTAGCTGAGGAACGAGCCTATTTATCCGAACAACTTGCCCAACTGAAAGCCAAGCAAAAAAAGGCGAACAGGTAACAAGTCCTTCAATCGTCCTCGTTTGAGTCCCGATAATTATCGGGAGAAACGGCTGTCGGCCCGGAAGGATATAGCGAGACAAGCGATGGCATCGCCTCGTAAAAATCGTACTTACTTCATCCCACTCACCGCCACCACACTCTCCACAATCAACCTCACCTCCTCGTCCGTCATCGTCGGATGCAGGGAAATCCTTACCCAGCCAGGCTTGGCGGAGGTATCGCCCCGGTCGATCAGGTCAGTGATTTGTTTTGATTGCTCCGCCCCAATCCCCAGCAAATAGTGCCCATAGGTGCCTGCACAGGAGCAGCCCCCCCGGCACTGGATGCCAAAGTAGTCGTTGAGCAGCTGCACGGTAGTGTTGAAGTGCTGGCCCTCCACATAGAAGGATACAATCGGCAGCCTGTTTCTATGCTGCGGAGCCAGTATGCGCACATCGGGAATGCCCGACAAACCCTCCCACAAAATTGCCAGCAGCTCCTCCTCCCGGTGTGCCATGCGGTCGACCCCCATCTGCTCCTTTAGTTGAATACACAGCGCCGCTTTGATCGTTTGCAAAATCGGTGGTGTGCCTCCATCTTCCCGGTCCTCAATGTCGTCCACGTACTTCCGCCCGCCCCAGGGGTTCGTCCAGTCGACCGTGCCACCACCGCTGTTGTCGGGCACGTCGTTATGGTAGAGCTTTCTGTTAAAGACCAGCACGCCGGAAGCACCCGGCCCACCCAAAAACTTATGAGGAGAAAAGTAGACAGCGTCCAGGTGTGCTCCCTCTTGCGTAGGGTGCATGTTGATGTTCATATAAGGCGCCGAGCAGGCAAAGTCGACAAAACAATAGCCGTCGTGCCTGTGCATCACCCCGGCAATATCGTGGTAGGGAGTGCTGATGCCCGTCACATTGGAGCAGGCGGTAATGGCGGCAATTTTCAGCGGCCGGGCATTGTAGCGGGCCACTGCTTCTTCAAACAGAGCGGCCTCTACTTCTCCCCTGGCGTTGGGCGGCACTACCACCACGTCGGCGATGGTTTCGAGCCAGCTGGTGTGGTTGGAGTGGTGCTCCATGTGCGTGATGAAGACCACAGGCCGTTCCGATGCTGGCACTTGCCACCTGTGCCTGAACCGCTCAGGCACCCGCAGCCCCAGAAGTCGTTGCAGCTTGTTCACACCGTCGGTCATGCCGGAACCGGACGCAATCAGTACATCGTCGGCCGAAGCATTCACATGGCTTTTGATGGTCTGCCTGGCATTGTGATAAGCACGTGATATAAACGCCCCGGAGTGGCTGGTGTCCGTGTGGGTGTTGGCCATCATGGGCATAATCTCCTGCAGCAGGTGGCTTTCAATCGGCCAGTAGCAGCGCCCGCTGGCCGTCCAGTCGGCATACAGCATGCGGATAGAGGAATGCCTGGCCGTGGCTATTTGCTGGTCAATGCCGATAATATTCTTCCTGTAGGAAACGAAGTACGCTTCCAGGTCGAGTGTTTGTTGATGTTTTTCCATGATTAACAGGTCAGATTAAAGGCGCAGACTGTTGCACTACTACCGCTACCGCATGGGCAATATTGTTTAGCTCATTCTACCTTCACTTCCGAAGCCGGGTAGAATTGCTCCGAATTGATGAGACCCTTAACTGGACATAAATGCTAGCGCTGGCGCCCCCCTCTCCCAAAAGGAGAGGGGAAACAAATGCTTAGCATTTCAACGGGCGCCCGGCTTAGGGGTGAGGTGTGTGTCGTCCTAAATAGGTTCCCATCTTACAGACGCTTGAATTTTGGTCGCCCTGATCAACACCCCTTTCTTACCAGCTTACCCACCCTTTTCACTACGGGCCAGGAAGCTTTGCTTAAATCCTTGCTGTAGTAAGCAAGCCCGGTACTGTCCTTTTCAAACTCTGCCTGCCCGCCGTAAAAACGGGTAAGGGCCTCTACTTTCTCAGCCATCAACGAGTCTTCGCCACGAATCTCCAATGGAAGCGTTGGGTAGAGCAGATAATTGTACCAGTCGTGCACGCCGCCGTAGAGAATGGATGACCGCTTTTTAATAGCCTGAGGCAGTGAGATGATCCATAGATGACGGGTCAGCAGGTCATCGCCGGAATAAAAAACGTAAGTCTTGCCTTCCGGCAACCCCTTCTCCTGTATCTCATTCAGCGACATATTCACAGCCGTAGGCAAATGAAACTCTTCGAATAGGTCGGGCTCCCTGAGGTCGATAAGCACCAGCGGCTCCCGGTTCTTGATTTGTTCTGCCAGCGTCACCACCGACACAAACCTGGGCTCCTGACTCACGCTCTTCGGGCCGTTGGGAAAGGCCAGCGCCACTACCAACGACGCCACAGCCAGCAAAAAGGCCATCGCAGCCAGCTTCTGATTTAAGGTGAGTTGTTTCATTGGCCCGAATACTTTTTTTCAAGTTTCTCCGACGCCCAAAAGCCCGCCAACGCCATGCCTACCAGCAGAAAGACCATGATGCCTTCCGGGATGCCGAAGTAGTCGTCCATTGTCACCTGTCCAAGCGGCCCGGCGGTGTAGAAACCTTCCAGCCAGGGGTACAACTCCCCAAATAAGAAGATACCAAACAGCAGCCCAGCAACGTTCACCAATCCATCCAGACTCCCGGTAGAAGAAGCCACGCAGGAGGTGCCTGGGCAGTAGCCGCCGACAATAAAGCCCACACCAAACACCAGTCCACCGATGAGCTGTGGCCAGACAAATGTCGGCGTCAGGTAGATCATATCGGCCTGCAGCAGCCCCGCCCAGCTAAGCCAGAACACGCCCAGTATGGCCGTGATGATGGCCGTGAACATCATTTTGAACACGGTCATGTCACGAAAGTAAAACTGCCCTGCCAGCTTTTTGGCACTGCCCAGCCCCGCTCTTTCAAGGAAGAACCCAAAGGCCACGCCCGTTATTAACGCAAAAGCCAGACTGGCCTCCTCTCCTATCCAACCAAATTCGTAAAACGGTCCGTTCATGCCCAAAGTCGTTTAACAGCGCCAGCCATGGCATAGGCGCCGATGAATAATGCGATCATAAAAATCCAGCTCCCCACGTTCATCATGGCACCACCAGTGAGTGCCTGCCCACTGGTGCAGCCCCTGGCCAGTTTGGTACCAAAGGCCATGATTATGCCCCCCAGGAAGGCGTACAAGAAGCGACTGTTGTTCGACAATAGTTCTCCTTTCTCCACTTTGAACTTGAACCGATGAGCCAGCTTCCCGGAGAGAAACCCGCCAATCAGCACACCCAGCACCTCAAACACCAGCCAGTCTTTCAGCGGGCTCACGGTGCCATCACCGAGGTAACCCATGTAAAAAGCGCTGGCTTCGGCATGGGAGGCAGACACCGCATTGACGCCCGTAGCCACCACCGAAGTCATGGCACCGGAGGCTCCAATGCCACGGCCCATCACCACAAAAGCGGCCAGCAGCACCAGGCCCAGACCTATCCCACAGGCGTAAGGATTCCAATACGGCTGCGGCACCTTTGGTTGTTTTGACATATCAGTCTATTTCTATCGGGAGTTTTTCATCGGGGCCCCACTCATGAAAGGAGCCGTCGTAGATTTTGATATCAGTGTACCCAAGCAGTTTGGCCGACGTGTAAACGACCGTCAGCTGCATACCAATATGGCAGTAGAGCACCAGCTGCTTGTCTTTGGACAGCCCCTGTGCCGCAAAAATGCCCCCCAGGTCTTCCAGCGACTTGAACTCGTAGGCACCTGTGCTGGTTTTTTCGTACAGGCTTGTATAGGGGATGGTTTTGGCAGTGGGAATCCGTCCCTTGCGGGCCCCGTGGGTGGGCTCGATGCCATTGTAGAAAACCGCTGCCCTACAGTCGACAATATTGGTATTGGCATCTTTGATACTTTTCAGCACGTAGGCCTGGTCGGCCACAAGCCCCGGGTTGGGCTTAATGCTGAAAGCTCCTTTTGCAGGGGAGGGTGTTTCGGCAGACAGAGCCCCTCCACCGTCTTTCCAGGCCTTTAAGCCTCCATTCAGTATGTAGGTTTTGCTGGCATGGCCGAGGTAGTCGAAGGTGAAGTAGAGCCGGGTCACCATCGGAATCCAGTTTTCACCTGTGTAAATCACCACGTCTGTTGACGAGCTGACTCCTTTGCCTTCCAGGATGCTTTTTAGTGTGGCGTCCGGCGGAAGGTCAAAAACATGGGGGTCGTCATCGACGGTGTACTCATCCCCAGCAATGAAAACAGCGCCGGGGATATGCTCTTGCTTGTAGTTGTTTTCTTGCCCTATGTGCAGGATCACGAGGTTGTCTTGTTTCATTCTGTTTTTCAGCCAATTGGCATCCACAAGGATATTGGCCTTCTGGGCGAACAGTTGACAGGATAGCAGTAAAAGAGGGAGTCCAATGAGTTTGAGTTTATGCATGACTTTGAGTTTTTCATGCAGTTTAGGGCTTCACCTTTTCTGTTTGGGTTAACAAAGCGTTAAACTCACTTAAGCAAAAGTTAAAAGTGTTAAAGAAAGGTTAAAAAGGGGCGGCTTTGGTTAAATATAGCTAATTTTTGAAAGCGATCTGCGACATTTGAGGAGGGGAATCACCACCTGACGGTTATTGCGATGGAGCGAAACAACATGCAATCTATGTTGAAGATCATCAAGCGACTGAAGCAATCTGTCTGTTAGAACATCGCTCCGGAATAAAAAAATTGCCGCAACTGTGACAGAATTATGCACACAATCAACAAGCAATTGGCACAGCCTCGCAATGACGTCGAAATAAAAAGCGATAATGAAATCCTTCGTTTTACCCCAACCCTAAAGGGAGTCGAAGGATTTCATTATTGCATATTGTAACATGAAACTATCAAAGTACACTTTCATCCTCCTCTTCCTCGTGGTTGTTACCTCCCTGGGTGTGCTGTTGTACAATCAATACCGCATTCTCGAGCAGGACATCGAAACCAACAGGAACGTCATGAGCATGGCGGTGCCGGACATCCTCTCCGACCTTTACGATAACTCCATGTACAACGACGACCTGCGAGACCTGGTTGATGACATCAGGGGAACCGACTCCTTTGTATTTACCAACACCTCCGAGGTCACCGATCCGCTCCAACTGAAGCTCAAAACAGAGATCGACAAGGTGCTGGCACTTAATTATCCAAACTTCGACTACAGGGTAGACGGCTACACATCAAGCGAATATGGCTGCATGATCCACCGTGGCAACTGGCCGGTGCAGCCAGAAGCAAAAAATGTGATGGCAGCCGACAATCACCTTTGCTTCTGCATGATTTACCCCAAAAAGCTCGACATCGCCATGACCTACACCAACAAAGGGGCGGCAGTGCTGGGAGAGTCTGCAGATATCATCCGCACCAGTCTTATTCTCATTGTGGTAATACTAGGCGCATTTGGCTACACCATTTACACGATCAACAAGCAGAAGAAACTGTCCGATCTCAAGCGGGACTTCATCAACAACCTCACCCATGAGTTCAAAACACCCATCTTTTCCATTTCGCTTGCGGCCAAATCGCTGAAAGCGAAAGAGGAAGTAAAGACCTCAGAAAAGATGACTTCCTACGTGAACCTCATCGGCGCAGAGAGCAAAAGGTTGCAGACCCAGGTGGACAAAATCCTGCAGATGGCTATGCTTGACTCGGGTAATCTCCACCTCGAAAAAAAGACATTTGATCTCCATGAGGTGATCCGGCAAGTAGCAGACAGCTTTACCATGATCATTGCTGAAAAGCAAGGTGAAATAAAGCTCAGCTTGTTGGCAAAGAGGCACCTCATCACGGCCGATGAAACCCACATCAAAAACGTGCTGTACAACCTGATCGACAATGCACAGAAGTACACCAACGGAGCACCCAAAATCAACATCAGCACTTCCGACACAGCACAGGATGGCATCTTGCTGGTGGTAAAAGACCATGGCATTGGCATCGACGAGCGGGTACAGAAATACATCTTCGATCAGTTTTACCGGGCTCAGCAGGGCGACATCCACACTGTGAAAGGCTTTGGGCTGGGGCTCAGCTATGTCAAGCGCATTGTGGAATTTCATATGGGCACCATCAGCCTCACGAGCCAACCAGGCGCTGGCAGCGAGTTTAGCATCTTTTTACCCCAGGTGTCATGAGCAGCATTTTACTTGTAGAAGACGACCACAGCCTGGGCTATATCCTGAAGGAGTACCTGCAAATGCACGACTTTACTGTGGAATGGACAAAAGACGGCGAAGAAGGGCTGCAAGCGTTCCAGCCTGGCAAGTTCGACATCTGCATCCTGGACGTGATGATGCCCAAAATGGACGGCTTTGCCCTGGCCGGTAAGTTGAAAGCCATTGACCCCACCCTTCCATTGATCTTTCTCACCGCCAAGTCGATGAAAATCGACAAGATGAAAGGCTTTAAGGCCGGTGCCGACGACTACATTGTCAAGCCGGTGGACGAGGAAGAGCTCATTATGCGGATTCAGGCAGTGTTGCGCCGTAGCGGGCAGCCCAACAAGGCAGCCACCACAGAAAGCTACACCATTGGCAGCCACACCTTTCACCTGAAAAACCGGCAGCTGCTCCGCAATGGAGAAGCCGTCAACCTCACCAAGAAGGAGGCCCGGGTACTGCAGCTCCTGTGCGAGTCGATGGGTGAGCTGGTGGAAAGCGACAAAATCCTCCGGGAGGTGTGGGGAGAAAACACCTATTTCACCCGCCGCAGCATGGATGTGTACATCTCCAAGCTCCGAAAGTACCTGAGCACCGACGAAAGCGTAAAGATCCAGAACATGCACGGGAGCGGGTATATTTTGGGGGAAAATGAAAGATGATACAAAGCCCCTTGGTTCGTGTCTCATGATCCAACCCTTACCATCATCCTGAGTGCCTTGTCGACTTCAACCAATGCGAAGAAAATTGCCTGCCAGCAGACATATTGTGAACAAGGAGCAGCAACTTTGCCCCGATCCAGCTAAGATCAAATAAATTGTGGATCAAATTGTGGCTATGCAAAACCGGCTGCAGGCGCATACTACCAACAATGTGAATACTCCGAAAAATGATTAAAGAGCAACTTCTCCAGTATGTTCGTAGCTTCGTTGCGCTCACCGACGAAGAGTCAGAGCAATTTTTAGCTCCCTTTGAAGAGGTTCATGTAAAAAAACGGCAATTCATTGTGCAGCCCAATTTCACCAACAAGCACCGGGCTTTTGTAGTAAAGGGCGCCTTCAGAAGCTATGCCGTCCACGACGGGCAGGAACACACCCTTCAGTTTGCCATCGAAAATTGGTGGGTGTCGGACTTCAACAGCTACATTTACCAGCATCCGGCAACGCTTTTTATTGTGGCCCTGGAGGACAGCATCCTCCTTCAAATTGAATACAGCAGAGAGCAGGAGCTCAAAAAGGCGAACCATAAGTTTGAAACCTTCTTCAGGATCATGGCCGAAAAAGGACTGGCCTTTGAGCACCGGCGCATCATTTTCAACCTTTGCCACTCTGCCGAAGCCCGTTATGAGAATTTCATCCTGAACTTCCCCAATTTCATTCAGCGGGTGCCGCAATACGCCCTGGCTTCTTATCTGGGTATGACCACCGAGTTTCTGTCACGAATCCGCAACAAAAAAGCGCACCGAAGAAGTTGAACTACATCAACCTCTTTTCTTGATCTGCTTCATTTTTCCTGCCTTTTGATCGCCGCACTTTTGTGCTGTCAATTTTGACAAATGATCTAAAAAAGAAAGAAAATGGAACAATCGCTGAACGAAATCTTCTCAGCCAAAAACGAGCTGGTAAAGAAAGGGCAGATAGTGGAAGCCACTGAAAAGTACTTTGCTGCCCATGCCAAAACCATCGACTTTGACGGTACAGTAACCCACAACAAATCGGAAATGGTTGCCAAAATGCAGGGGTTTGCAGGCGCCATAGCAAAAGTCAATGGCATTGAGCTGCACCACGCCGCCCTCAACGGAGACACCTCTTTTGCCGAATTCACTTTCGACTTCGACATGAAAGACGGAAGCAAAATCCTATGGCACGAAATCCTGAAGACATCATGGGAAAACGGGCAGATTGTAGAGGAACAATACTTTAAAGCCTAAACCACCCGTCAGATGAAATTTGTAACCAAGAGAATCCACGCTTACCTCGACTACCCGGTGGCGGTTGCATTGATGGCCCTTCCTTTTGTGCTGGGGCTGGGTGGGTCAAATGCTTTCGCCCTGCAGCTGTCGGTGGCCACAGGCGTCGCCGCTTTTGTGCTCACTCTGCTCACCGATCATCACCTGGGCGTAATGCGGGTGATCCCTTACCGCATACACCTGATTGTCGACGGCCTTGTTGGGGTGGTTTTTACGCTGGCACCCTTCATCTTCTCTTTTAAGGGGCTGGATACCTACTACTACCTGGTGAATGGCCTGGCTGTGTTAATGGTAGTAAGCCTGCACAAGCCCGAAGCGGTCACCTCAAAATCATAACCAGAAATAAATTTTTCATCATTTTAAAATTCAATAGACAAACAATGAAAACATTCTCATTCTTACTCACAGCATTGCTGATGTCAACCATTGGCCTTGCTCAGAACATTAAGTCGGTCAACAATATTGACGACAGCAAAATTGCCCTGCAGGGCTACAGTCCGGTGTCTTATCTGGAGCTAGGCATCGCTCAAAAAGGTCAGAAGGAGTTTAAGGCCACCCACGATGGCGTAGCTTACTACTTCACGGACGCTAAACAGAAAAAGGCATTCGAAGCCAACCCTGAGAAGTATTTGCCACAATACGGAGGCTACTGCGCCTTTGGGGTGTCGGTAGGGGCCAAATTCAGGGTTGATCCCAACAAATTTGTGGTGAAAGACGGAAAATACTACCTTTTCCTGTACGATTTGGAGGTGGACGCCCAGCAGCTGTGGCTGGAAGGCAACCATAGCCAGCTGGCCGCCAAAGCCGACAACAACTGGAAAAAGCTTAGCCGGGAATAGTGGTTCCCTGCCATTTGAAACCTGCCGCCCGAGGCCTTTGCTTCGGGTGGCTTTGTACTTCCACACATGAACAAACTACTCAATGATATCAGGGCCTGCAGCCTGTGCAAAGAGCACCTGCCCTATTTCCCAAGGCCGGTCATTCAGGCCAGCCCATTGGCCCGGATTGTGGTGATCGGGCAGGCGCCCGGCCTCAAAGTACAGCAAAGTGGCATCCCCTGGGACGATGCCAGCGGCGATAACCTGAGAAGCTGGCTTGGAATGAACCGGGAAATCTTCTACAATGACAGACTGCTGACACTCATGCCCATGGGTTTTTGCTATCCTGGCACCGGAAAAAGCGGCGACCTGCCCCCAAGGCCTGAATGCGCTCCTTTGTGGCATCAACCTGTGTTGGAATCAATGCCTGAGGTGCGGCTCACGCTGCTGATCGGGCAGTATGCCCAGACCTACTATTTGAAAGAAAGATGCATGAGCACTTTAACTGAGACAGTGAAGAACTATCAAGCCTATCTGCCGGAATACTTACCCCTTCCCCATCCATCGCCCCGCAACAATATCTGGCAAAAGAGAAACAGCTGGTTTCGGGAAGAGGTGCTCCCCACCCTTCAATCCATCATATTACCCCTATTAGAAAAAGATGACTATTGAGTTCAGGCAGCTTTCTGAGGTAAGCACCTCAGCCATCGTGGCGTTGATGAACAACCCCCTTGTGAGGCGGCAGATGCCCCTGCTAACCGACTACTTTGACGAAGCCGCCTGCGCTGCCTTCGTAGCAGCCAAAACCCGGCTATGGAACGAACATGGCTATGGCCCGTGGGCATTTGTAGTCGACGATGTATTTGCGGGCTGGGGTGGCTTGCAGCCTGAGGCGGGCGAAGCGGACCTGGCCCTGGTGCTGCACCCCGGCTACTGGGGCCTTGGAAAAAAGCTTTACCAGAAAATCATTGGCCGGGCGTTTACAGAAATGGGGCTGGAGTCCGTCACCGTGCTGTTTCCCCCCAGCCGAACCAGGTTGAAAGGCCTGCTGCGTCTCGGCTTCACAGAAGAAAGCGAGGTGTATATAGGCCAGCGTCGCTTCATTAAGTACCGGCTCAGAAGGCCCGCCTGAAGGAATGAAAGGCATGGATTCATGTGTATAAATTTTGATTTTCTGCGGCCACCGGTTCGCCGGAGCGATCGGTCCGCCGCCGAAGCGGGAATAGCTTCTACCATTGGGGAATGAATATTTAGCCTTTCGACCTACATATTCATCGTTCCACGCCGGTTCCTCTGGGTATGGCTCTCTCTATGGCTATTTTGCCGGGTTGTTTGTCGATAAGTGATATAATTCCCTATTTTTATCAAACGCCCAAACACTACCTACATGAAGAGAAGAACCTTTGTCCGAAACGTAGCACTGGCCACGCCTGCTCTGGCTTTTATGCCGTACCTGGATTTGCTGGCCAACTCACTTGCCGGAAAAGTCAAAATAACCGATGTGCAATGTGTATTAACCAAAATCGGCTTTCGGGTAAGTCCGCTCGTCAAGATCAGCACCAATGTGGGGCTGGTGGGTATTGGCGAATGCCACCACGATGAAACTGGGTATGGTGCCAAAGACATCATCCAAAATGTTTGCAAGCCCATTCTGATGGATCAGGATCCGCTGGACCTTGAATACCTCGTATTCAAAATGAGTACCCGCACCTCCTACTATGGCGGCAACCATGGCCTGGCCACCCACGCCATCACCGGTGTGGAGTTTGCCATGTGGGACCTGATCGGCAAAATCACGGAACAGCCTGTGCACAAAATATTAGGCGGTGGCAGCCACGTAAAGGAAGTGAGGGCCTATGCCTCGTCGGGCCCTCAGGACATGCTGAGCAAAGACTCCTGCGCCGAATTTGCCGAGCTGATGAAAAGCCAGGGATGGACAGCCTGTAAAACCAATATCCTAAGAGACCAGGAGTGGAACAAGCTTGACAACCGCCGGCTATCAAATATAGAAGCAGACCGCAATGGAACAGGCTACACCAACATGAGAGAAGCGCTCGGGCTCGAATTCGATATTGCCGTGCACTGTCACTGGGAGTTTGATTTCGACAGTGCCCTGCGGCTGGCCAATGCAGTAGCACCTATACGTCCCATCTGGATGGAAGACCCGCTACCTATCGCCTACAATGAGCAATGGGTGAAGCTGACAGAAAAGTCGCCCGTACCCATCCTGACAGGCGAAAACCTGTATACCCGTGATGACTTCCGGCCTTTTATCGTGAACCAGGGCGTGAACATGATAGAGATTGACGTTTCCATGGCAGGCGGGCTGCTGGAGGCGAAGAAAATCGCCGACATGGCTGAGACTTATTACATCCCCGTGTGTACACACAATGTAGCTGGCCCTGTGGCCACCATTGCCTCAGCTAATTTCGCCGCATCGGTGAGGGAGTTTGTGGCTCATGAAGCGTTTATCTTCCATCCTAAGAACAAGGCAGGCAATGGCATCAATGGCGACCCTGATGTGCTTGGTTACGACAAAGAGGTCATTAAAAACGGCCATATCCAGCTTAGCGACCGGCCGGGCTTCGGGATCGAGCTCAATGAAAAGCTTATCAAAGAGAAGTATTTGGTAGCGGGGGAAAGTTGGTGGAAGTAGGCGGGCAGGCAGAGCTCCTGTCATCGGTCTTCCAGCCTCTTCCGTCATATGGTCGTGGACAGGTCGAAACAACCGCTGATTGGTGCAGCGATGTGGGTATGGAGGGTGATGGTGGGCATGTGGATAGGCTGGTTGTCTCTGTTTTCCCTGGGCAGGAACTAGCGTTAAGTGCTGTTGTTTGCTATTGGTGGCCTAGCTGCTCCGACTAACGGAATTTCAGACCAAGAAAGTTGGACCTCATTTCTGATATAAATACACAAATAAAATCCACACCCTATTTCTCACTGTTCTTTCGTCTAAACAACACATGCTACTCTTCTTCAAATGCTTGTTGCAATAAAAATAAGTAAACGAGAGTGATTTTCTCACCCACTTTTTCCAATCTATCTTTCCACTGCTCAACCTGCTCAAGATTTAAAGTCACCTCGATATTCTCTTCACCCTCATCGTTCGGCACTGGTGAAATAGCTTTACCTATATCTGATAAAAATGAAAAATATTCCTGATCCAATTCATCAATATCATTTCTTCTCTCAAAATATTTCAATTGCTCCGACAAATTTCCTGCTAATTCGTAAAATGATTTTCCAGCTTTATCAATCGATTTTTGAATCTGTTCCTTAAGAATAACCTCACCTATTTGAGAGTATCCATCAAAATCAGCTAATACAGACAACTGTGAAGTAACTCCCATAGTAATGGTTAATTCATGATAATACTTCATCATAGAATCCGCAAGGGCAACTTGTCCTTTGTGATCAGACTTAACTTCAAGACCTAGTTGTTCAGTTAGACGTCTATCAACTTCATCAGGAATGAATGAAGATGGTTGCAAATTTTCAATACCTCCTAAAGTGAACTGATGCAATTTAAATTTATAGGCTTGGCTATGAGCAACTTGATTGAAAACGGATGTGACGACCCAGAAACTGTTATAGTTAAGATCAAGCATCAAATGTTTCAAACTTAGGTATTTACACCCCCCAATTACATTATTAAATACTTTTAATGCAAGAGCAAGTCCATTTAGGTTGTCTAAGGCATCCACCGCGTCAGCAACAATAATTACCGTCTTTGTTTCTTCAATGAAATGCGGTTCCAGTTGGATTATGTAATTACTTCCTTCCGTTTCTCTACTGCAATCTCTCTTAACCCGCCTCTCAAAGTCCCCTTTCAACTTATTCAGATAGTCAAACGATTCTTTCCTAAGGCTTTTTTTAAAGGGAATTTGTGTTGGATTGATAATATGCTTCCATCCGAAGGCCAGAGAACGTAAAATTTGCTCTTCTCTATCTTGTAATTCTTTAAGATCATCAGAATCTAAATATTTTTCAAAATGTTGTCCAAAAGAGGTTTGGTATTCACTCAATCTCTCATAAGCATCGAATATATTAACAAGGGAAGTTCTCATTAACCCTCGATGTTTATCAAGAGATAAATTCAATTTATCAACTATACACTTAATGGATTGCCAGTGGAAGCTATCTAGTGAGCGAAAAATGTCATTATGTCGATCCCGATAACCCTTAAATTTTCTATTGAGTATGGAAATAGTGTTATCAACTAATATATTCTGTTTGAATTCACTCTCCCTCTCTCCTTCTGCTACTAAACCCGATTCATCTGAAATACTTTGTGGAAACAACAATGCAAACTGAATAGCCAACTGGTCATCTGTTATAACCTTTAACGCA contains:
- a CDS encoding PIN domain-containing protein, translating into MIKRVYIDTSVFGGYFDSEFDNPTKIFFKTLNTQNTTILVSQILELEIYKAPDHIIELFESLSNIERVELTGEVKQLAEMYITEKVVGRTSIADCQHIALATINKADVLASWNFKHIVNLERIRGYNSINFREGYQMTEIRTPNEIFRDEDGN
- a CDS encoding aminotransferase class V-fold PLP-dependent enzyme; the protein is MEKHQQTLDLEAYFVSYRKNIIGIDQQIATARHSSIRMLYADWTASGRCYWPIESHLLQEIMPMMANTHTDTSHSGAFISRAYHNARQTIKSHVNASADDVLIASGSGMTDGVNKLQRLLGLRVPERFRHRWQVPASERPVVFITHMEHHSNHTSWLETIADVVVVPPNARGEVEAALFEEAVARYNARPLKIAAITACSNVTGISTPYHDIAGVMHRHDGYCFVDFACSAPYMNINMHPTQEGAHLDAVYFSPHKFLGGPGASGVLVFNRKLYHNDVPDNSGGGTVDWTNPWGGRKYVDDIEDREDGGTPPILQTIKAALCIQLKEQMGVDRMAHREEELLAILWEGLSGIPDVRILAPQHRNRLPIVSFYVEGQHFNTTVQLLNDYFGIQCRGGCSCAGTYGHYLLGIGAEQSKQITDLIDRGDTSAKPGWVRISLHPTMTDEEVRLIVESVVAVSGMK
- a CDS encoding rhodanese-like domain-containing protein, producing the protein MKQLTLNQKLAAMAFLLAVASLVVALAFPNGPKSVSQEPRFVSVVTLAEQIKNREPLVLIDLREPDLFEEFHLPTAVNMSLNEIQEKGLPEGKTYVFYSGDDLLTRHLWIISLPQAIKKRSSILYGGVHDWYNYLLYPTLPLEIRGEDSLMAEKVEALTRFYGGQAEFEKDSTGLAYYSKDLSKASWPVVKRVGKLVRKGC
- a CDS encoding YeeE/YedE thiosulfate transporter family protein, with the protein product MNGPFYEFGWIGEEASLAFALITGVAFGFFLERAGLGSAKKLAGQFYFRDMTVFKMMFTAIITAILGVFWLSWAGLLQADMIYLTPTFVWPQLIGGLVFGVGFIVGGYCPGTSCVASSTGSLDGLVNVAGLLFGIFLFGELYPWLEGFYTAGPLGQVTMDDYFGIPEGIMVFLLVGMALAGFWASEKLEKKYSGQ
- a CDS encoding YeeE/YedE thiosulfate transporter family protein, with amino-acid sequence MSKQPKVPQPYWNPYACGIGLGLVLLAAFVVMGRGIGASGAMTSVVATGVNAVSASHAEASAFYMGYLGDGTVSPLKDWLVFEVLGVLIGGFLSGKLAHRFKFKVEKGELLSNNSRFLYAFLGGIIMAFGTKLARGCTSGQALTGGAMMNVGSWIFMIALFIGAYAMAGAVKRLWA
- a CDS encoding sulfurtransferase, which encodes MHKLKLIGLPLLLLSCQLFAQKANILVDANWLKNRMKQDNLVILHIGQENNYKQEHIPGAVFIAGDEYTVDDDPHVFDLPPDATLKSILEGKGVSSSTDVVIYTGENWIPMVTRLYFTFDYLGHASKTYILNGGLKAWKDGGGALSAETPSPAKGAFSIKPNPGLVADQAYVLKSIKDANTNIVDCRAAVFYNGIEPTHGARKGRIPTAKTIPYTSLYEKTSTGAYEFKSLEDLGGIFAAQGLSKDKQLVLYCHIGMQLTVVYTSAKLLGYTDIKIYDGSFHEWGPDEKLPIEID
- a CDS encoding sensor histidine kinase, with translation MKLSKYTFILLFLVVVTSLGVLLYNQYRILEQDIETNRNVMSMAVPDILSDLYDNSMYNDDLRDLVDDIRGTDSFVFTNTSEVTDPLQLKLKTEIDKVLALNYPNFDYRVDGYTSSEYGCMIHRGNWPVQPEAKNVMAADNHLCFCMIYPKKLDIAMTYTNKGAAVLGESADIIRTSLILIVVILGAFGYTIYTINKQKKLSDLKRDFINNLTHEFKTPIFSISLAAKSLKAKEEVKTSEKMTSYVNLIGAESKRLQTQVDKILQMAMLDSGNLHLEKKTFDLHEVIRQVADSFTMIIAEKQGEIKLSLLAKRHLITADETHIKNVLYNLIDNAQKYTNGAPKINISTSDTAQDGILLVVKDHGIGIDERVQKYIFDQFYRAQQGDIHTVKGFGLGLSYVKRIVEFHMGTISLTSQPGAGSEFSIFLPQVS